TCACCAACCGCCCCCAGGCTGACCCGCACGCCCCCCAGCGCACCCTCCTCGAAACCCGCCGGGACGCCCTGATCGACCTGCACCTCGAAGGCCTCATCGACCGCGCCGAATTCACCCGCCGCCGCGACGACCTTCAGGCCCAGATCCAGGTCCTCACCCCCACCAGCACCCCGATCCTCCCCGCGCCCGAACTCACCGACCTCGCGGACGGCATCCCCAGCCTCACCGAACACGAGTACATGGCACTCCTCGATGACCTCGATGTCCACTTCACAACACGAAAAGGCGCGCACGTTGAAGTGCGCGCCCTGAATCTCCCCACCGCATAAGCGCGAGTGGGACGGCCAAAACTCAGCCTGCTTGCCCGAACTGCATTCGGAAGATGAACTTGGTGACGTCGGTTTTGAGGTTGTCGATCATCTCGTTGAACATGTTGGTGGCTTCGAACTTGTATTCGGTGAAGGGGTCGCGCTGGCCGTAGCCGCGCAGGCCGATGCCCTGTCGCAGGACGTCCATGTTGTGCAGGTGTTCTTTCCAGTGCTGGTCGACGACCTGCAGCAGCACGTAGCGGGCGAGGCTGATGAGCATGGTCTCGCCGAGTTCCTCGCGGCGGGCGTCGTGGGCGTCCGCGACGGCTTTGAGCAGGGTGTCCTGCGCGTCGGCGGGGCTCATGCTGCGCAGCGCCTCGAAGTCGAAGGCGTCGAGCTGGGGGATCGCGTCGAGTACGGCGGCGCGCAGGCCGTCGATGTCCCAGGTTTCGTGGTTGGCGTCGGCGGGCAGATGCGTGGCGAGTTGCATGTCCACGAAGTCGGCGATCATGCCCTCGGTGCTCTCTTCGACGTCGCTGTCCGGTCCGAGCAGCACCTCGCGGCGCTGGGCGTAGATGGTGTCGCGCTGTTTGCTCATGACGTTGTCGAATTCCAGCAGTTGTTTGCGGGTGCTGAAGTTACGGTCCTCGACGCGCGCCTGGGCTTTCTCGATGGCGCCGGTGACCATCTTGGCTTCGATGGGCTGGCTGTCGTCCATGCCGAGGCGGTCCATCATGGCGATCACGCGGTCGTTGGCGAACAGGCGCATCAGGTCGTCCTCGAACGACACGTAGAAGCGGCTGCTGCCGGGGTCGCCCTGGCGTCCGGCGCGGCCGCGCAGCTGGTTGTCGATGCGGCGGCTCTCGTGGCGTTCGGTGCCGATGATGTGCAGGCCGCCGAGTTCCTTGACGCGTTCGCGGTCGGCGAGAATGTCGGCCTGCACCTGCAGGGCCTGCCGGGCGAATTCCTCGGTCATGCCGGGGATCTGCATGCCGGCCTGCACGGCGTTCTCGTCCTGGCGGCTGACGGCCTTGATGAAGGCTTCGGCTTCCGGGGTGAAGCGGCTGATGCCGAAGTTCTGCTCGATGGCCTCGCCGAGGATGAATTCGGCGTTCCCGCCGAGCATGATGTCGGTGCCGCGTCCGGCCATGTTGGTGGCGATGGTGACGGTGCCCGAGCGTCCGGCCTGCGCGATGATGCTGGCTTCCTGCGCCTCGAATTTGGCGTTCAGGACGCTGTGTTTCACGCCGGCCTGCGTGAGGAGGCCGCTGAGCTGCTCGCTGGTGACGATGCTGGCCGTGCCGATCAGGACGGGGCGGCCGGTGGCGTGCATCTCGGCGACTTCCTGCACGACGGCGTTGTACTTGCCCAGGCGGGTGCGGTACACGAGGTCCTCGGCGTCCTTGCGCAGGATGGGTTTGTTGGTGGGGATGACGAGCACGTCGCTGCCGTAGATGTCGAGGAATTCCTTCTCCTCGGTCTTGGCGGTGCCGGTCATGCCGGAGAACTTGTTGTACAGGCGGAAGAAGTTCTGGTAGGTGATGGTCGCGAGCGTCTGGTTCTCGTTCTCGATCTTCACGCCTTCTTTCGCCTCGATGGCCTGGTGGAGGCCCTCGCCGTAGCGGCGGCCGGGCATGGAGCGGCCGGTGAATTCGTCGACGATGACGACCTCGCCCTCGGCGTTCACGATGTAGTCCTTCTCGCGCTGGTACAGTTCGCGGGCGCGGATGGCCTGGGTGATCATGTGGGCCTTGTCCATGTTCTCGGGGCTGTACAGGTCGCTGAGGGACAGCAGGCGTTCGATCTTGCTGATGCCGCCCTCGGTCAGGTGGACCTGCTTGGCCTTCTCGTCGATGGTGTAGTCGCCGGTGGGTTCGGTGCGCACGCCGGGTTCGGCGGGTTCGCCCTTCTGGAGGCGGCGGATCAGTTTGGCGTACACGTAGTACAGGTCGGTGGCCTTCTCGGCGGCGCCGCTGATGATCAGGGGCGTGCGGGCCTCGTCGATCAGGATGGAGTCCACCTCGTCCACGATGGCGAAGTTCAGGGGGTGTTCGGCGCGCAGCGAGAGGGCCTCGCGGCTCTGGGCCATGTTGTCGCGCAGGTAGTCGAAGCCCAGTTCGCTGTTCGTGACGTAGGTGATGTCGCAGGCGTACGCGGCCTGCTTCTGCGCGGGTTGCAGTTCGCGGCTGGCGAGGCCGACGGTCAGGCCGAGGGTGCGGTACAGCAGGCTCATTTCTTCCATGCCGACCCGCGCGAGGTAGTCGTTGGAGGTCA
The DNA window shown above is from Deinococcus depolymerans and carries:
- the secA gene encoding preprotein translocase subunit SecA, with translation MFRVLNKLFDNNQRDVAQIVKTIVQPVNALEEETMKVEDLAAAFMDLRRRVQEGGETLDDVVIPAFALIREAGRRSIGKRHYDVQLIGGYALHKGRIAEMRTGEGKTLVATLALALNALEGRGAHLVTSNDYLARVGMEEMSLLYRTLGLTVGLASRELQPAQKQAAYACDITYVTNSELGFDYLRDNMAQSREALSLRAEHPLNFAIVDEVDSILIDEARTPLIISGAAEKATDLYYVYAKLIRRLQKGEPAEPGVRTEPTGDYTIDEKAKQVHLTEGGISKIERLLSLSDLYSPENMDKAHMITQAIRARELYQREKDYIVNAEGEVVIVDEFTGRSMPGRRYGEGLHQAIEAKEGVKIENENQTLATITYQNFFRLYNKFSGMTGTAKTEEKEFLDIYGSDVLVIPTNKPILRKDAEDLVYRTRLGKYNAVVQEVAEMHATGRPVLIGTASIVTSEQLSGLLTQAGVKHSVLNAKFEAQEASIIAQAGRSGTVTIATNMAGRGTDIMLGGNAEFILGEAIEQNFGISRFTPEAEAFIKAVSRQDENAVQAGMQIPGMTEEFARQALQVQADILADRERVKELGGLHIIGTERHESRRIDNQLRGRAGRQGDPGSSRFYVSFEDDLMRLFANDRVIAMMDRLGMDDSQPIEAKMVTGAIEKAQARVEDRNFSTRKQLLEFDNVMSKQRDTIYAQRREVLLGPDSDVEESTEGMIADFVDMQLATHLPADANHETWDIDGLRAAVLDAIPQLDAFDFEALRSMSPADAQDTLLKAVADAHDARREELGETMLISLARYVLLQVVDQHWKEHLHNMDVLRQGIGLRGYGQRDPFTEYKFEATNMFNEMIDNLKTDVTKFIFRMQFGQAG